DNA sequence from the Bacteroidales bacterium genome:
GAATATGCCTAACTTCTTGTTTACTTGGGACGATGTAAAAAGTGTTCGTGAACAGGTAAGCAATAAGAACTTAATGGGTTTGGCATTCGTCAATGACACAGAAAAAGAAGTAGAACCGGAATACATTGAAGCGTTGAGAAGTCGGAATGCAGAATGTATTTTATGGTCGGAAAGAAGTAAATCTGAAAATGTACAAAAGTTGATTGCATAAGCTATGGGTGAGTGGAAGGAATATAGATTAGGCGATGTATTAGAGCTAATCGGAGGAGGAACTCCTAAAACAAACAATCCAGCTTATTGGAATGGGGATATCCCATGGTTATCTGTTGTTGACTTTAATAATGGGATGAAATACGTAGCGGAAACAGAAAAATATATCACACATGAAGGTTTGAGGAATAGTAGTACAAAAATCCTAAATAAAGGGGATATTATTATATCTGCAAGAGGAACTGTAGGTGTTATTGCTATATTAAAAAAGTCAATGGCTTTTAATCAATCTTGCTATGGAGTACGAGCTAAATATGATTTGACATTCAATGATTATCTCTATTATTTATTAAAAATATCATCTGTTTTTCTATTTGACACAGAAAGAAAAATTACAGATGAAGGCCTTGGACAAATAGGTTCAGGTCTACCTCCAATGGGAACAGTATTATTATCATCAAGAGCACCTATTGGTTATTTGGCAATTACTGATGTTCCTATTGCAATAAATCAAGGATGTATTGGTATAATATGTGATAAAAATATTTCAAATTATTTTATATATCTTTGGTATAAAGAAAATATGAGTGAAATAGAAAATGCTGGTAATGGTTCAGTATTTCAGGAAATATCGAAATCTTCTTTTAAAGCTCTGGATATAGCTATACCACCAATAGATATATTAGAGTGTTTCGACAAAAAAATTGAGCCATTATTTAAAAAAATGAACACTAATCAAACCCAAATCCACACCTTCACTTCTCTTCGCAATATCTTATTGCCGAAGTTTTGATGAGTGGTGAAATTAATATAACTTTGTAACAATTTAATTTTCACAAAAATGATAGTAGAATTTTATACCGCAAACGAAGATATTATAAGTTTGTCGGTCATCAAAAAAAACAATATAGAGAATCATTATCAACTTATTGATGAGGCTAACTCTATATGGATGGAGATCGAACTTCAAGGACAAAGTTTGGCTATTCTTTCAAAAGACAAAAGGATTCTTGACAATGATGAGTCAATTGAGAATAAATTGGATAATATTCTTCTTGAAATTATTGAGATTGAAAAATCAGGAACTGACACCTTCAATGAAAATGATACTTCCGATATAAATCCATATGATCCAGATAAAATAAAAGTAAGGTCAGATAAAATAGCTGTATCTATCTTAAGTAAAATGATTGATAATGGAAGCATAGATCTCAACCCGGATTTTCAAAGAAATTTAGTTTGGAACAGTTTTCAAAAATCAAGACTGATCGAATCAATCTTATTGAGAATTCCATTACCAATGTTTTATTTTGCAGAAGACGAAGAGGGTAATCTTTCTGTTGTAGATGGATTGCAGCGGATTTCTACTATAAAAGAATTTATGGATAATAAATTCCCATTGAAAAATCTTCAATACTTAAACGAATCTTGTGAAGGAAGATATTATGAAAACAAAGGTAAAAAGAAAGGCCTTGATCCAAAATATTTGAAGTGGTTCGATCTGACTTCTATCTCTGCAAACATTATAGATCCTTCTTCGCCCTCCAAGGTTAAATATGATATATTTCGTAGAATCAATACAGGAGGAAGACCTTTAAATAACCAAGAGATAAGAAATTGCTTAACAGGTAAAGGATTGAGAGAAGTTTTAAAACGAATGGTTAATCTTCCGGAGTTTAAATCAGCAACAGGCAAAAGTATAAAAAGTACCCGTATGGAAGATCAAGAAATGGCTTTGCGCTTTCTGAATTTTTATCAGCTATACGAACAAAATAGAAATATTGATGAATACAATGGTTATATGGATGTCACATTAGATGAATTTACAGATAAGAATATAAAAAATCCCCCCCAATATTTTGAGAAATATATAACTCTGTTTTCTAATGCAATGAAAAATGCGGAATATTTAATTGGGAGCAAATATGCATTTCGAAAAATCCAGTCAAAAGACATTCAGCCTGATTCCTATAAACAACTAATCAATAAAGCTCTTTTTGTTTGCTGTTCTATATTATTGGCGGATTATAATAATGATATAATAAAAGAAATGAATAATGAATATGTTTTAAAAGCATTAATTGTAAACGAAATAGAAAATGATAAACAACTGCTGAATTATCTTTCTTACGGAACAAATGGTAAAGCAAATCTGCTATACACCTTTGATATATTAAGAACACTTTTTCAGAATAATATAAAATACTACTCATGATTAATCTGACAATAAAAAATTTTAAATGCTTTTACGCTATTGAAGTACCAATAAGTGATTTAACTGTTTTTGCCGGTGGCAATGGCAATGGCAAAAGTACAGCCATTCAATCACTATTACTTCTTCGTAGGACAGTTGAACATTGTAGTGAATGGAAATCAGATCATTTCCAATATAATGCTCCTAATAACCTAAATATTGAATTAAATGGAACTTATTGTTTAGGCCTAGGAAATAGTATAAGTGTTTTACCAACCGAATTTGAAGAAACTGAAATAGAATTAGGGATTAATACTGAAG
Encoded proteins:
- a CDS encoding restriction endonuclease subunit S; the protein is MGEWKEYRLGDVLELIGGGTPKTNNPAYWNGDIPWLSVVDFNNGMKYVAETEKYITHEGLRNSSTKILNKGDIIISARGTVGVIAILKKSMAFNQSCYGVRAKYDLTFNDYLYYLLKISSVFLFDTERKITDEGLGQIGSGLPPMGTVLLSSRAPIGYLAITDVPIAINQGCIGIICDKNISNYFIYLWYKENMSEIENAGNGSVFQEISKSSFKALDIAIPPIDILECFDKKIEPLFKKMNTNQTQIHTFTSLRNILLPKF
- a CDS encoding DUF262 domain-containing protein → MIVEFYTANEDIISLSVIKKNNIENHYQLIDEANSIWMEIELQGQSLAILSKDKRILDNDESIENKLDNILLEIIEIEKSGTDTFNENDTSDINPYDPDKIKVRSDKIAVSILSKMIDNGSIDLNPDFQRNLVWNSFQKSRLIESILLRIPLPMFYFAEDEEGNLSVVDGLQRISTIKEFMDNKFPLKNLQYLNESCEGRYYENKGKKKGLDPKYLKWFDLTSISANIIDPSSPSKVKYDIFRRINTGGRPLNNQEIRNCLTGKGLREVLKRMVNLPEFKSATGKSIKSTRMEDQEMALRFLNFYQLYEQNRNIDEYNGYMDVTLDEFTDKNIKNPPQYFEKYITLFSNAMKNAEYLIGSKYAFRKIQSKDIQPDSYKQLINKALFVCCSILLADYNNDIIKEMNNEYVLKALIVNEIENDKQLLNYLSYGTNGKANLLYTFDILRTLFQNNIKYYS